The Pseudomonas iranensis genome includes a window with the following:
- a CDS encoding FitA-like ribbon-helix-helix domain-containing protein, with protein MASITIRNLDEKLKEQLRITAAHNGHSMEEEARLILGRALTTVDRAGGLGSRIHQRFSAEGGAELDLPARAEKPLGVDFSE; from the coding sequence ATGGCTAGCATCACCATTCGAAACCTTGACGAGAAGCTCAAGGAGCAGTTGCGCATTACCGCTGCACACAACGGACATTCCATGGAAGAAGAGGCTCGGCTGATTCTGGGCCGAGCGCTCACCACGGTTGATCGTGCCGGAGGGCTCGGCAGTCGGATTCACCAGCGTTTCAGCGCCGAGGGCGGAGCCGAGCTTGATCTGCCTGCGCGTGCAGAAAAACCGCTCGGGGTGGATTTTTCTGAATGA
- a CDS encoding type II toxin-antitoxin system VapC family toxin — translation MIVLDTNVLSEFMRIEPEAQVLAWVDAQPAMDLAISAITVAEILHGIARLPSGKRKQKLQAHALAMFEEDFVGRILPFDAHAAVEYATLVADAEAKGRGIAMADAQIAAISRNRGAAIATRNVRDFEFSGIEVIDPWQV, via the coding sequence ATGATAGTGCTCGATACCAACGTTCTATCCGAATTCATGCGCATCGAACCCGAGGCTCAAGTGTTGGCTTGGGTGGATGCGCAACCAGCCATGGACCTGGCCATCAGCGCAATCACCGTGGCGGAGATACTGCACGGCATCGCTCGATTACCTTCCGGCAAGCGCAAACAAAAACTCCAGGCCCACGCTTTGGCAATGTTTGAAGAGGATTTTGTCGGGCGGATTTTGCCGTTTGATGCCCACGCAGCCGTCGAGTACGCGACGCTGGTAGCCGATGCAGAGGCGAAGGGGCGGGGGATTGCGATGGCCGATGCGCAAATCGCAGCGATCAGCCGAAATCGTGGAGCCGCGATTGCTACACGTAATGTCCGGGATTTCGAGTTTTCCGGGATTGAAGTGATCGATCCGTGGCAGGTCTGA